The Planctomycetia bacterium genome segment GAACAACCCGGCCTGGGACCAACACTCGAACATGCCGAAGCACGCCGAGCATGCGAAGAAGGTCGATCGGCCGATCGCCGGTTTGCTGGCCGACCTCAAGCGACGCGGCTTGCTGGAAGACACGCTCGTCTGGTGGGGCGGAGAGTTCGGGCGCAATCCATTCGCCGAAAAGAACGGCACCGGCCGCGATCACAATCCCGACGGCTTCACCGTGTGGCTCGCCGGCGGCGGCGTGAAACGAGGCTTCTCCTACGGCGGCACCGACGAATGGGGCCATGTGGCGGTCGAAAACAAAACGCACATGCACGATCTCCACGCGACCGTGTTGCATCTCCTCGGGCTCGACCACCTGAAGCTCACCTACCGCTACGCCGGCCGCGACTTCCGCCTTACCGACGTCGCCGGCGAGATCATCCACCCGATCTTCGCGTAAAGTCAGCGCAGTATTTCAACTGAGTTCACGACCACGAAATCGCTTGCGGGTTCGCGGGCGCGCGACTTCGGGCGCCGGCACAATCCGCACCGTCGGAACCTCCGACGCGCCTAAGAATCTTCTCGGAACGTAATATTTGCGTCGTCTCGCCGAGCGACGTACGTTTTCGATGCCTCTCATTTCGGCGTGCCGCTTCCGCCGGCGCGCCACCGGCGTCGTCCCGACGCTCACTTCCATTCGAGGAGTCTGGGCTATGATTCTGCGCAAGCTCGCGTTCGGCCTCGCCGTCTGTTCCGCGTTTTCGCTTTCGTCTTCGGCGGCCTTCGCAGGTCCTCAGGGGAAGGTCGCCGGCGGCGGTGGGGGCAAGGCGGCCGGTGCGAAGCTCGCCGCTGCGAAAGGGGGCGGCGGTGTCGGCAAGCAAATGGCCGGCGACAAGAAAGCCATCTCGGCCGATAAAGCGAAGCTGAAGGCCGATCTCCAAGCGGTTCGCTCTTCGCAGCAATCGCTGGTAGCCGACAAAAAACAGATGCACCAAGACCGGCAACAGGTCCAAGCCGCGCAAAAGAGTCTGCAGAAAAACCTGCACGCGATTCGTGAGCAACAGCAAGCCAAGCAAGCCGGCGGCTCGGCGAAGAATGCCGGCGCGAAGCTCGCAAGCGCCAAGTCGGCCGGCGGAGGCGCGGGGAAGAGCGGCGCACACGCCGGCGGCAAGCGATAACGCCGCTCTGCGAACGCTCGCTACGACTTCATCGGCCGGAGCGGGCTCTGCGAGATCATGAACTTGCGCTGGCCCGCCGCGGGGAACGACACCGTTGCCATGCGGCGCAGGCCTGCGCCGCTGAGCGCGAGGATCTTGCCGATCCCATACTCCGGATGCCGCACGGCCATCCCTTGATGAAACAAGTCGGGTGAGATCGCCGGCCCTTCCGGTCGCGGCGTTTCCGAGCGTGGAGCCCCGGCTAAGTCGGCGGCCGTTTTCAGAATCGTGCCCGCCGGGAGCTTCGGCTCCGGGCGAGTCGGTGCGTCGAACGAGGTGACGTCGAACGACAAGTCTTCCTCCTCGTTCGCGCCGGCCGTATCGTGGGCATCTTCGTCGTCGCTATGGACTTCGTGCGTGTCGTCGTCGGCGGAAGGATATTCGGCGAAGTTGTCCCACACGCGCACGGCCGCTTCGTTGCGCTCGAACTCCGCGACCGGCAACTCCATGAGAAACTGGCTCGGCACGGTCAGCCGGCGCTGGCCGCGGAAGTCGCGGTAGCGTGCCATGCTCAGATGCAACTCTTCTTGCGCGCGCGTTATGCCGACGAACATCAACCGCCGCTCTTCTTCCAACTCGTCGGGATTGTCTTTGCTGCGCTCGTGCGGCAGCAGCCCATGCTCGACGGCGGTGAGGAACACGACCGGAAACTCCAAGCCTTTCGAGGCGTGCAGCGTCATCAGTACCACGCGATCGTCTTCGCCGTCGAGAAAGTCGGTGTCGCTGACGAGGCAGACTTCTTCGAGAAACTGCTCCAGCGAGGATTCACCCGCATTTTTTTCGTCATAGCTGCGGGCCACGGTGAGTAATTCTTCGACATTCGCCAGCCGCTCTTCGTCTTCGGCCGCATCCGATTCCTTGAGATGTTGCTGATAGCCGGTCTCGGCGAGCACGTGCCCCATCAGTTCTTCGACCGGCTTCGAGATCATGCGCGAGAGCCGATCGATCAGCAACGCAAACTCGCCGAGTGCGCCGGCCGCCTTCTTCGAGATTCCTTCGAGGTCGCGGCATTCGCTCGCCAAATTCAGCAGCGTCTTGCGCTTCCTGGTGGCATGTTCGTTCAGCCGCTTAAGGGTCGTCTTGCCGATGCCGCGCACCGGCACGTTGACGATCCGGAGAAACGCTTCGTCGTCATCCGGGTTGTTGAGCAACCGGAGATACGCCATCACGTCTTTGATTTCGGAGCGCTGAAAGAACTCGACGCCGTTGATGATCTGGTACGGCACGTTCGCCTCGCGAAACGCGAATTCCAGCGTTCGCGATAACGCGTTCACGCGATAGAACACGGCGAAGTCGCGAGCCCGGCGCGTGCCCGCGCGAATGGCTTGGGCGATGGTGCGGGCAATGGCATCGGCCTCTTCGCGATTGCTGCCGTAGGTCGTGAGGCGAACGGCCTCCCCTTCGCCGTTGTCGGTGAAAAGGTCTTTCTCCTTGCGGCGCTTGTTGTGCGCGATCAGCATCGCCGCGCCGCGCAGAATCGCCTTGGTGCTCCGATAGTTCTGCTCGAGCCGCACGACATGCACGTCCGGGTAGTCGTTCTCGAATTCGAGAATGTTGCTCAAGTTCGCCCCGCGCCAGCCATAGATCGATTGGTCCGGGTCGCCCGTCACCGACAAGTTCGGATAGTCCATCGAAAGCGCGCGCACGATCGCATACTGCGCCAGGTTCGTGTCTTGGTATTCGTCGACGAGAATGTAGCGATACCGTGCGTCGAGCAGCGTGCGGATCTCGGGATTGTCGCGCAGCAACAACGCCGTGTGGAGCAGCATGTCGTCGAAGTCGACGGCGTTCGCCTTGAGCAGCGCTTCCTGATAGGCGGGATAAATCTTCGCCGTGATCGCACCGAGCGGATGGCCGGGGCGCGGCTGATATTGCGCCGCGGGAATCAAGTTGTTCTTGGCCCAACTGATGTGATGTGCGATCTGTTGCGGCGTGAAGTGCCCGGTGTCGAAATCGATCGCGGCGATGGTCCGCTTCAAGGTCGACTGGCTATCGGACGTGTCGTAGATCGTGTAGTTTTCGCGCAGCCCGACGAGCCGACTATGTTCGCGAAGCATCTTCGCGCAGAAGCGATGAAACGTGCTGACCCAAACCGGCTTGCCGGGCGCCAGCCGGTCGACGCGGCGGCGCATCTCTTCGGCCGCTTTGTTGGTAAACGTCAGGGCGAGGATGCGCTGCGGCGCGATCCCGGTGCGCATCAGGTGCGCGATCCGATGCGTGACGACGCGCGTCTTGCCGCTCCCCGGCCCGGCGAGAATCAGGAGCGGACCATCGACGTGCAAAACCGCTTCTTGCTGTGCTGCGGTGAGGTTCGCCAACAGAGGATCGTCGTCCATCCATGCCGCCTTGAAAATCGAGAACCGCCGGCCCGACGTCCGTCGTCGGGCTGATAGATTCATCGTATCCGGCAGGGGGCCG includes the following:
- a CDS encoding UvrD-helicase domain-containing protein codes for the protein MDDDPLLANLTAAQQEAVLHVDGPLLILAGPGSGKTRVVTHRIAHLMRTGIAPQRILALTFTNKAAEEMRRRVDRLAPGKPVWVSTFHRFCAKMLREHSRLVGLRENYTIYDTSDSQSTLKRTIAAIDFDTGHFTPQQIAHHISWAKNNLIPAAQYQPRPGHPLGAITAKIYPAYQEALLKANAVDFDDMLLHTALLLRDNPEIRTLLDARYRYILVDEYQDTNLAQYAIVRALSMDYPNLSVTGDPDQSIYGWRGANLSNILEFENDYPDVHVVRLEQNYRSTKAILRGAAMLIAHNKRRKEKDLFTDNGEGEAVRLTTYGSNREEADAIARTIAQAIRAGTRRARDFAVFYRVNALSRTLEFAFREANVPYQIINGVEFFQRSEIKDVMAYLRLLNNPDDDEAFLRIVNVPVRGIGKTTLKRLNEHATRKRKTLLNLASECRDLEGISKKAAGALGEFALLIDRLSRMISKPVEELMGHVLAETGYQQHLKESDAAEDEERLANVEELLTVARSYDEKNAGESSLEQFLEEVCLVSDTDFLDGEDDRVVLMTLHASKGLEFPVVFLTAVEHGLLPHERSKDNPDELEEERRLMFVGITRAQEELHLSMARYRDFRGQRRLTVPSQFLMELPVAEFERNEAAVRVWDNFAEYPSADDDTHEVHSDDEDAHDTAGANEEEDLSFDVTSFDAPTRPEPKLPAGTILKTAADLAGAPRSETPRPEGPAISPDLFHQGMAVRHPEYGIGKILALSGAGLRRMATVSFPAAGQRKFMISQSPLRPMKS